One stretch of Dehalococcoidia bacterium DNA includes these proteins:
- a CDS encoding DUF5681 domain-containing protein, with amino-acid sequence MPVRGRPFARGQSGNPRGRPRRGAAVADFLRYELARPTGEDGKATRAQELARVLVAKALDGDVAAIRTVLERVDGKVPEPLMLPGRVAPVLFTLKLGERDDDGD; translated from the coding sequence ATGCCAGTGCGAGGAAGGCCATTCGCGAGGGGCCAGAGCGGCAACCCCCGCGGCCGGCCGCGGCGCGGTGCCGCCGTCGCCGACTTTCTGCGCTACGAACTGGCGCGGCCTACCGGCGAAGACGGCAAGGCAACGCGGGCGCAGGAACTGGCGCGCGTGCTGGTGGCGAAGGCACTCGACGGCGACGTGGCCGCCATCCGCACCGTATTAGAGCGGGTGGACGGCAAGGTGCCCGAGCCGCTCATGCTCCCCGGCCGCGTCGCGCCCGTCCTGTTCACGCTCAAGCTCGGAGAGCGCGATGACGACGGCGACTAG